In the Xanthobacteraceae bacterium genome, ACGCACATGGAAAGTGCGAGCGTCACCATTGCGAAGTAGATGCCGCGCGTGCGGATCGCGAGAAATCCGATGATGACCGCGAAGAAAGTCGCGACCGCGACGCCGGTCAGGATCGCGGCAAACCAGCCGAACCCGTAGTGCACGATGGCGATGCCGCAGCCATACGCGCCGCTGCCGAGAAAGGCTGCATGGCCGAAGGAAAGCAGGCCAGTGTATCCGAAGATCAGGTTGAAACCGAGCGCGAACAGCCCAAGGATGAGAATGTTCACCGCCAGCGCTTCGTATGGCGTGATCCAAGGAAAGATCGCGAGAAAGAGAAGCGTCAGCAGCACGCGGTACTTGCTCGCGAGGGCGAGCCAGTCGCCACGTTTCTCGGTGGTGGGGATGCTGTCGATGGCCATGGCGATTATCCGAGCGCGCCTTCGCGGCCGAGCAGGCCGCGCGGGCGAACCAGCAGCACCAGCGCCATCAGCACGAAGATCGAAACCTTCGCCATGTCGGGCGCGAACAGCGACGTCATTGCGACGACAATGCCGACCAGCAATCCGGCGATCACCGCGCCCATCAGCGATCCCATGCCGCCGACGACCGTGACGACGAAGGCTTCCGCCAGCACCGGAATGCCCATCTCCGGCGTCAGCCCTTGCAGCGGCGCAGCGAGCACGCCCGACAATCCGGCGATGCCGGTGCCGAGGCCGAACACGAGGAGCCACACGCGCGAAATGTCGATGCCGAGCACGCGCACGATTTCAGGGTCGCGTGCACCAGAACGGATGATGATGCCGTACTTCGTGCGCTCGATGAAGTACCAGAGTCCGATCACGATGGCTGCGGTAAACGCGATCAGGAACAGGCGATAGAGCGGGAAATAGCCGATGCCGATGTTCACCGCGCCACGCAGTTCGGGCGGCGGCGGCAGACGGAAGCCGGTGAGGCCGAACAGAATTCGGATCGTTTCGACGAAAACGAAAGACAGGCCGAATGTAAGAAGCAGGGGGTAGTCGATGCCGCGGCCATACAGCGGCCGCACCAATACGCGCTCGACGACCAACCCGATGCAACCGACCGCCAGCGGCGTGATGACAAGCGAAATCCAGAAATTTCCGGTCAGCCCGAACAGGAAGAAGCCGACATAGGCGCCGACCATGAAGAACGCGCCATGCGCGAAGTTCACGACATTCAGCATGCCGAAAATCAGCGACAGCCCGATCGCAAGCAGCGCATAGACCGAGCCGAGCGCGATGCCCGTCACGATTTGCAGGGCGAACAGGTCGAGGGTCACGCCACCGAGCATTGCCGTTCACTTCCGTAATAAAGGCGCGGTTGCCGGCTTCCGGGGAATGATGGAAGCCGGCAACAGGCGCAAGTTG is a window encoding:
- a CDS encoding branched-chain amino acid ABC transporter permease — protein: MLGGVTLDLFALQIVTGIALGSVYALLAIGLSLIFGMLNVVNFAHGAFFMVGAYVGFFLFGLTGNFWISLVITPLAVGCIGLVVERVLVRPLYGRGIDYPLLLTFGLSFVFVETIRILFGLTGFRLPPPPELRGAVNIGIGYFPLYRLFLIAFTAAIVIGLWYFIERTKYGIIIRSGARDPEIVRVLGIDISRVWLLVFGLGTGIAGLSGVLAAPLQGLTPEMGIPVLAEAFVVTVVGGMGSLMGAVIAGLLVGIVVAMTSLFAPDMAKVSIFVLMALVLLVRPRGLLGREGALG